The genomic region AGTCAACGTATTAATGACACTCTCAGTGGAAAAAGCCACGGCGATAGATGCCGGCAGAACTGGGCCGCGCAATGATTGACCCACGAGGTGAGTCAATAGCGCCAACGCGGCAACGATAGCGAGGCTATTGACAGTGATAAACAGGTATCGCGCTACCTCAAAGTCATCTATCGCAGCCATCGGCATAAGTAATAACGTTGCCCCGGGGTTATAGAGATACAGCGGGTCAACGTGGTTATAGGCCTGGTCATAGACTGGAAGTCCAGTAAAGGCTCGCGAAAGCGCGTTATACACCGTCGAGAAATCATCTGTCGCTGTTCCATTAAAAGCGGTGACGACAGTACGGTGCAGCGCGAGCACGATCGCCAAAGGCCACGCCGCTGCAGTCAGAACCTTTGCGATCTTTGGTCCGTTTGAAAAACCATCCCGTGGGCTCGCATGGCTCTGGGGCCTCGGGCTGAGGGGTGCGGAGGCGGAGCCTAGAGACTCCAATCGGTTCTGAAATGCAGCTGTCACATCGGACGATATTACGTGGTCGGCACGACTGCGTACCGAAGAAACACCGTCGAGTCGGTATCTACCGCGACCTTTTCTAAGGTGAAGTCGATGGTGCCTTCTGAAGAGCCGCCAATGGCAGAGATAGCTTTGTCGGAGACCAGGGTCCTTTCGACATTGCCCGTTAGCTTCGGGTCAAGCGTCAAATACATCTGGTCAACGGCATGATCGGCAATGAAAAGACCGAAGAGCCCTGGGCCGCCCTCGCACACGATCTTATTGAGGCCCTTGGCACTTAACGCTTGCACAATCTCATTAGCGCTTCCAGTGCCACTATTAATAAATTCCACACCGGCCTGTTTCAACGCTTCGCGCTTTTCAGCGTATTCCGGGGAATTCATCGACTTATCGTTAGCGATGACAAAAGGAGGGGTGATTGCTTCTGTCACAAACTTTGATTGTGGATCCACGTTGAAGGAGTTGGTCACCACAGCGATAGGGGCGGGCGTTGGACGTTCCTTGGTGGGTTGAGCCCCGCCGTAGTCTTCTATCGAGACAGTGCCGCTGCCGACGACGATGACATCGGCGCGTTCGCGAAGACCGAGGAACAATGCGGTGTCGGCATCGTTGCCCATGGCTTGGCTATTGCCGAAGAGCGTTGCCGAGCCAGATAGTGTCGAGACCTCGACAAAGCGAACGTGAGGCTTGTCGGATGATGGGTCGGGTCCGATGATGTCACTTGCGTCAGGGGAGGTGTCGGGCAGCGGGGTAAAAGATTGGTCAGTCATGACACCAATTTAGCCCTGTGCGGCGGGAGAGTAAATTACATCGGCGTAATTAGCATCTGAAATTCCTACTATTGAACTGGTGCGAAAGCTGGAGTGAGCGGGGGATTTGGAAACTACGGCCGCAAAGGATAAAGTTTCATATCGCAACACAGCACGAGTGTTTTTAACTAATCTTCTTCAGAATAGTTCTCGTGGTGAGAAGCAGTGCGGATGTAGCGCAGTTGGTAGCGCATCACCTTGCCAAGGTGAGGGTCGCGAGTTCGAGTCTCGTCATCCGCTCAAAGTTTCATTACGATGAGACTTGGTTTAGCGCGATTAGCTCAGCGGTAGAGCACTACCTCGACACGGTAGGGGTCACTGGTTCAATCCCAGTATCGCGCACACGGATATCCACTTCGGTGGTAAATCCTAGAAACCGGGCCTGGTTTCGTTTGCGGATGTAGCGCAGTTGGTAGCGCATCACCTTGCCAAGGTGAGGGTCGCGAGTTCGAGTCTCGTCATCCGCTCTGGTTCTTTTACGGTTTGCCGTCAAAGTTCCTGAGGCGGTTCGCCACGGTGGAATGGCCGAGTGGTGAGGCAACGGTCTGCAAAACCGTGCACACGGGTTCGATTCCCGTTTCCACCTCAATTTGTGCTGTCTGTAGAGACAGGTACAAGGCGCGATTAGCTCAGCGGTAGAGCACTACCTCGACACGGTAGGGGTCACTGGTTCAATCCCAGTATCGCGCACACGGATATCCACTTCGGTGGTAAATCCTAGAAACCGGGCCTGGTTTCGTTTGCGGATGTAGCGCAGTTGGTAGCGCATCACCTTGCCAAGGTGAGGGTCGCGAGTTCGAGTCTCGTCATCCGCTCAACCCAAGGTGGGTCACTCGGAGTTTAGAGTGACCCACTTTCTGTATGCCCAGATCTCACGGCCATCTCAAAGCTGAGAAATGACGGCGCCGTCGAGCTTCGTCTTGTGTTTGATGTCACCTTTGATAGCGTGGCAACTCCCGTCCGTTCAATAAAAGTAATGGTTATCAATAGCATCCGTCTTTCGGATGAACTTGTTGCGACTTTTACGAAGTGACGCCATGGAACTAATGTGAGCATCGATGCGACTAAATCCTTAGTACATCTATTGTACGTCGAACTTTGTCTATCACATGGGCTCACCACAGGAATTGTTCCTGGGGCCAAGGAGTGAAAAATGATTCAATCACCAATCCGCCTGAAAAGGACGCTTACCGCCGGTGCAGTCGTTGTAGGTCTTGGCGCATCGTCTGCCTTTTTGGCACCACTTGCTTCGGCACATGACTCTGCGATTGGCGGCAGCATCACCGAAGGCGATGTATTGGATGAATTCCCTGAAGAAATCATGATTGAATTCTCGGCAATCCCACGCAATGGATTTAATAACTTCGCTGTCACGGATCAGGACACTGGCGAGGTTCTCTTTTCTGAGGAACCTGAAATCAATGAACGCGAACTGACTATTACCACCCCGGAAGGCCAGGACCCGGGCGATGGTGATTACATGCTGGGTTTCCAGATCACCTCGTCTGACGGTCACGCTACCCGCGGTGGCATTTCATTTAGCGTTGATTCCGGTGAAGGTGCCGGCGCTGCAGAAGACGGCCAAAGTGAAGAATCTACCGAAGCATCCGGCGCGGCCGGTGCAGATAATTCCGATGATTCTTCTACGTCGACCGCCGCAGAAGAAGCCAGCGAAGGTCTGAGCACCCCATTGAAGTGGACTCTTGCTGGAGTAGGCGTTCTTGCCGTGATTGCCGTCGCTGCCGTGATGCTGGTCAAGCGTCGCGGCTATGACGCCGAGTAAGGCCGAATAAGTCTGCCTACGCAGAGATAGTTTCATTTTTACTATTACCCCGTCAGTTCGCTGGCGGAGAAAGTCTGATTTTCATGCTTAAGCACTCCCGTATTCTCGTTTCTGTAGTCGCTGCGTCCGCGCTGGCGTTGGCAGGCTGCTCCAATTCCGAGCAGGAGTCCACCCAAGGCGACACTGCTGCTGAAACCGCAGCGAACACGCCAGCGGAATCGGATGACAATGACGCGGCCACGGAAGACGCTGAAGACTCTGAGGACGCAGCGGATGATGTACTGGAGTTTGAAGATGGTGTGGTCCGTGCGATGGCTGAGGATGCTGATATGACCGCCATCTTTGGCACCTTGGTCAATGAATCTTCCGAAGATATTGAAATCACGGGCTTTAGCTCCAGCGTTGATGCTGGCGTCAATGAGATTCATGAGACCGTTGATGGCCAAATGCAGGAGATGGAAGATCCTCTCATCATTCCTGCCGGCGAGTCTGTCACTCTAGAGCCGGGCGGCGCACACTTTATGCTCATGGAAGTTAAAGAACCAGTGATGGCAGGCGACGAAGTCACCGTGACGGTTGAGCTAGCCGATGGCTCCACGGAAGACTTTGATGATGTCCCAGTACGCAATATTGGCGCCGGTGATGAAAACTACGGCGACCTCGGCCATGACGACCACGGCGATCATGGTGATCACGACGATCACGACGGTCACGGTGACCAGGACGAGAGTTAAGTTTCGCTGCGGTGCCTTTCAAAGGCACCGCATTCACGGGTGAAGTAGGAGAAAAATTTCATGGTTGAGCTCGACCGACGAACACTGTTAGTTCGCGGTGGACTGGCCAGCGGTCTCGCAGCTACCGGCGCGATTATCGCTGGATGTAGCAATTCAGA from Corynebacterium ammoniagenes DSM 20306 harbors:
- a CDS encoding copper chaperone PCu(A)C, coding for MLKHSRILVSVVAASALALAGCSNSEQESTQGDTAAETAANTPAESDDNDAATEDAEDSEDAADDVLEFEDGVVRAMAEDADMTAIFGTLVNESSEDIEITGFSSSVDAGVNEIHETVDGQMQEMEDPLIIPAGESVTLEPGGAHFMLMEVKEPVMAGDEVTVTVELADGSTEDFDDVPVRNIGAGDENYGDLGHDDHGDHGDHDDHDGHGDQDES
- a CDS encoding copper resistance CopC family protein; the encoded protein is MIQSPIRLKRTLTAGAVVVGLGASSAFLAPLASAHDSAIGGSITEGDVLDEFPEEIMIEFSAIPRNGFNNFAVTDQDTGEVLFSEEPEINERELTITTPEGQDPGDGDYMLGFQITSSDGHATRGGISFSVDSGEGAGAAEDGQSEESTEASGAAGADNSDDSSTSTAAEEASEGLSTPLKWTLAGVGVLAVIAVAAVMLVKRRGYDAE
- a CDS encoding dihydrofolate reductase family protein, whose product is MTDQSFTPLPDTSPDASDIIGPDPSSDKPHVRFVEVSTLSGSATLFGNSQAMGNDADTALFLGLRERADVIVVGSGTVSIEDYGGAQPTKERPTPAPIAVVTNSFNVDPQSKFVTEAITPPFVIANDKSMNSPEYAEKREALKQAGVEFINSGTGSANEIVQALSAKGLNKIVCEGGPGLFGLFIADHAVDQMYLTLDPKLTGNVERTLVSDKAISAIGGSSEGTIDFTLEKVAVDTDSTVFLRYAVVPTT